In the Arachis ipaensis cultivar K30076 chromosome B04, Araip1.1, whole genome shotgun sequence genome, GATGCTGCCGTGACTACTTCCCAGCAGCGCACAAGATCCCCCCCAAGACACCCAACACAATCTCGCGAAGGACGCCCCTTCGGGGGAACTGGCGACAACCAcgccaaaataatgcaagaacaGCACCATAGGATGCAAGACCTGGAACACTGGCTGGCAGACAGGGAACACGACCAGCACACCCCAGAACAAAGCCACTCCCGCTCTCACTCTAGGAGCCACTGCAGACGCACGCCCAGCCCCCAGGCCGAATCCAAGAGCACTGGGGAAAGAGGACGCGCTAGGAGACGCCATGACCCTGTCATCTATGCCAGACAAGAACGGCGGCACACTACAGGTCAGGGAACCGAAGACGCTCGTCGGGAGGACGATGAAGGAAGAACGAGGAGAACGCGGGGACCCATGATAATGGGGGCGATCCCATTTCATCGTTCCATACTCGAGGTCCGGCTAccaaaacactttgacaagccaatggacatgaggtacgacggaacACAAGACCCGCTGGAATACCTCACGACCtttgaggccagaatgaaccttgagggagtgggagacgaggtaagATGCTGCGCCTTCCCGATCACCCTGGCGGggcctgcaatacggtggttcaataacctcccgcagggctcggtgaccGGCTTCGCAGATATCAGCCACACCTTCTTAGCCCAATTCACGACCAGGATCGCAAAGGCGAAGCACCCAATCAACCTGCTCGGGGTAACCCAGCGACCCGACGAGTCGATTAGGAAATACCTAGATAGATTCAACGATGAATGCCTGGAAATCGACGGACTGACGGACTCGGTCGCGAGTTTGTGCCTGACGAATGGACTCCTgaacgaggacttcagaaagcaccttACCACGAAACCAGTGTGGAGTATGCAGGAAATCCAATGTGTGGCCAAGGAGTACATCAATGACGAAGAAGTGAGCCGAGTCGTGgctgccaacaaacggcagcccACTCATAATCAAGACCGGCACCGCGGAAGCAGAGAAGGACAAAAGGAGCACGCCAGAGACAGCGGCCCGAGCAAGGCTCCCAGACCATTTCCTCGTGTTGAgaagttcaccaactacacccctCTCACCGCGCCGATCATGGAAGTTTATCAACAAATTGCCGAAAAGGGGATCTTGTCAAAGCCCCGACCACTGAAGGAACGAACAGGGGGAAACCGAAGCCTCTACTGTGACTATCACAAGGGCTATGGGCATAAAACCCAAGACTGCTTCAATCTAAAGGACGCGCTGGAGCAGGTCATCAGGGATGGAAAGCTAGCCATATTTTCCCACCTCATAAGGGAGCCAAGGCGACGAAATCGCGACCACGACAGTGAAGATAGGACTCGGGCACCGAAGCGACGCCAAGAACCGGAGGACGACGACCAGGGCCTCACCATAGTGAACGTGGTAACAGCTAGGAATGCAGCACCTAGGTCAAAGTCGGCACACAAGAAAGACGCCAAAGTCCTGGCGGTCTCCTCATCCTCCACGCGAAGCACTAGGAAGCTCCCACCCATTTCGTTCGGCCCGGAAGATCAGTGGTTCGACAAGATCGGAGAGAGTCCTCCCATGGTCATAACGGCCAGGGTAGCAACCGGTCTCGTCAAACGAATCCTTGTAGATACgggggcagactcgaacatcatATTCCGTAATGTGTTCGATGCTTTGGGCCTGAGGGACGCCAACCTACAGACGCACCAGCACGGTGTCGTAGGGCTTGGCAACCATTTCATCAAGCCAGATGGCATAATCACCCTGCCGATCTCACTGGGACAATGACAGGGGAGGAGAACGGTAATGGCCGAATTTGTGATCCTACGGGACTCCAccgcctacaacatcatcctggggagaaagacAATCAACGACCTAGGAGGAGTCATCAGCACGAGGATGTTGGTAATGAAGTTCATAACTGAAGAAGGGTCAGTAGGATCTGTGAGAGGAGAcctggaaacggcagtcgcttgcgacaacgCCAGTCTCTCGTTAAGGAAAAAGTTTAAAGAGGCATTGGGAATATTTCTCGCCGACCTGCACGCCAGAGTCGATGACAAACCGAGACCCGAGCCCGAAGGAGACCTGGAAAAGTTTAAGGTCGGGAACTCAGAGGAAAAATTCACGTTCGTGAATAGGAACCTCCCCCACGAGTTAAAAGAACCCTTGATGGAAATGATCAGAGCTAATGGCGATTTGTTTGCCTGGACACCCGCTGACATGCCGGGAATAAACTCCAGTCTCATGTCGCGCCACCTAGCCGTTAGACCGGAAGCCAAACCGGTGGCccaaagaaggagaaaaatgtcTCAGGAAAGAGTAGAGAAAGTGGCCAGACAGATGGCCGGCCTCCTCGAAGCGGGGTTCATCCGGGAGCTGGACTATTCGACCTGCCTGTCAAACGTGGTCCTGGTAAAAAAGCACAATgggaaatggagaatgtgtgtggaCTACTCCGTTCTCAATAAAGCATGCCCCAAGGGCTGCTACCCCCTTCCCAACATCGACGTACTCGTTGATGCGGCTGCGGGATACCGgtatctgagtttcatggatgcctactccggctacaatcagataccgatgcaccggccagacgAGGATAAAACGGCGTTTATAACGCCAGGGGGGACCTATTGCTACAGAGTGATGCTGTTTGGCCTAAAGAACGTGGGGGCAACGTACCAGAGACTGATGAACAAAATATTCAGCAATCTCATCGGCAAGACCGTGGAAGTTTACGTGGACGATATCCTCGCAAAAACCACCCACCCCGATGATCTCATAAGAGACCTGGAAAACGTGTTCGCGTCCCTCCGACAACATGGCATAAGGCTCAACCCGCTTAAGTgtgcctttgccatggaggcTGGAAAGTTCCTGTGATTCATGATAACCCAGAGAGGAGTGGAGGCCAACCCTGAAAAGTGCCAAGCAATACTCCAAATGAGGAGTCCGGGCTGCATCAAGGACGTTCAGCGGCTGACGGGAAGGCTCACAGCGTTGTCCCGTTTCCTCGGCGCGTCGGCAGCAAAGGCCCTGCCCTTTTTTGCTTTGATGAAGAAGGGAATAGCATTTGAGTGGACTCCTGCGTGCGAAGAAGCCTTCAACCACTTCAAGGAGATTCTAGCAGCACGCCCAGTGCTCGGGAAGCCGAAAGCCGGAGAGCCACTCTATCTATACCTAGCCATCACAGAGGGAGCGCTCGCAGCGGTGTTGGTACGAGAAGAAGGGAAGGCCCAGCAGCCGATCTACTTTGTGAGTAGAGCACTGCAAGGTGCAGAACTCAGATACAGCAAGCTGGAGAAGCTGGCACTGGCACTTCTGGTCTCCTCCCGCCGATTGCGACAATACTTCCAGAGTCACCAGGTGGTCATAAGAACGGACCAGGGGATTTGACAGGTGCTCCAAAAGCCTAATCTAGCGGGAagaatgatgacctgggccatcgaacTATCCCAATACGACCTAGGCTACGAGCCCTGACACGCGATTAAGGCGCAAGCAATGGCAGACTTCCTGGTGGAAGTAACTGGGAATCCAACCAAGGAAACGAACACGCGGTGGAAGCTCCATgtggacggagcctccaaccagaCGTCCGGAGGCGCCGGGATCACTTTAGAAAGTCCGGCTGGAGTCATCTATGAACAATCGGTTAAGTTTGAGTTTCTCgtatcaaacaaccaagcagaatacgaagccCTCCTAGGGGGTTTGGTTCTTGCTCAGGAAGTCGGGGCCAAGAGGCTGGAGGTATGCAGTGACTCGCAGGTCGTCACTTCACAAGTGAATGGAAGCTACCAAGACAGAGACTCATTACTGCAGAAATACTTAGAGAGGGTCAAAGAGCTGAGCAAACAATTCGAAGAGGTCACGGTCCAACACGTTCCAAGGGagaggaacacacgggcagacctcctatcTAAGCTGGCGAGCACAAAACCCGGAACCGGCAATCGCTCCCTCATCCAAGGCATCACGCAAGAGCCAGCAGTTGCCCTCCACCTGACCAAGTTAGCCCCTTCTTGGATGGACCCCATCACTGACTTCTTGCAAAACGGCAAACTCCCCCAGGACGAAAAAGGAAGCCAAAGCGATAAGAAGGGAGGCCGCCAAATATACGATCATACAGGATCagctattcaaaaagggacttaGCCAACCTTTGCTGAAGTGTCtgcaccccgaccagacggactacgttCTGAGAAAAGTCTATGAGGGGTGCTGCGGCCACCATATCGGGGGCAaggccctagcaaggaagctcatccgagctggatactACTGGCCGACAATGATGAATGACTCCAAGGAGTTCGTAAGGAAATGCGCGAAGTGTCAACAAAATGCCAACTTCCACAGAGCGCCAGCCTCTGAGCTGAGTTTACTAACGTCCACTCAACCTTTCGCACAGTGGGAAGTCAACCTCTTGGGACCCTTCCCAGTTGGCCCGGGGCAGGTCAAATACCTCATAGttgccatcgactactacaccaaatggatagaggctgaaccgctcgccagcatatcctcatccaattgtaggaaattcatgtggaggcaggtgataacctgTTTCGGCATCCCAGAGATTGTCATCTCGGATAACAGGACGCAAttcactgacaagaagttcaCAGAGTTTCTCACCGGCTTGGGGATAAAACAGAAGTTCTCCTCAGttgaacacccccaaacaaacggacaAGTGGAATCTACAAATAAGATCATTTTACTAGGTCTTAAAAAGCGTTTAGATAGCAAAAAAGGCGCGTGGGCCGACGAACTTGCCTCGGTTCTCTGGTCCTATCGAACAACCGAGCAAAGCTCCACCGGGAAAATCCCTTCCGCTTAACATACGGGGTCGAAGCAGTGATACCCGTGGAGGTCGGAGAGCCAAGTCCACGGCTACTCCTCACAGGAGTAAAAGAAGCAGTAGACAAAGACCTGGTAGACGAGGTCAGAGAAATGGCCCACTTGTCAGAGGTAGCACTGAAACAGAGGATAGCCCTACGATACAACACCAAGGTCCTCAAAAGGAAATTTGAGGAAAGAGACCTCGTTCTGCGAAGAAATGACATCGGACCACCGTCCCCaggagaagaaaagctggcggcaaactgggaaggcccctacagagtcAAAGAAGTGCTCAGCAACGGCGCCTACAAGCTGGAAAGACTCGACGGCAAAGAAATCCCGAGAACATGGAACGCAGGTAACCTAAGAAGATTCTACTCGTAGCTTGGACACACTAGCCAAGCGGCCCGGCGAGTTAGATAGGTGTTTAATCTTGTCAAATGTTAATTTCCAATGATTTACTTTTATTAAGCGCCTACCGTGTTCATAGAACTGTCTAGCTAACGACTACTTTTTACTTGTCTAAATTCTCCTATCCATCATTCCCCAATATATATCCCACATCGTCATGTTTTCCAACGTATGGCAAACGGGACTACGATACGgcaacccgggactgatcaccccaggAGCCAAACACGTCAAAGCCATAACAAACGGCCGCGATAATAAGACCAAGACGGTTTCGCCCGAGTTACCAACATAACGGCAAAACGGACACAAGCAATAAGTCCACACCGAAAAAACGGTAACAAAACAAAACGCTACTAAACAAACAGATAAAGGCGATAATTAGAAGCCGACCAGGAGACCACTAAAGTATAAAAGTTAGCGTTTTCAACAAGTATTCTACAAGGAAACATAAAAGGCATAAGTTACAAGAGTTCACTTCCGGGGCATGTCGACAATCTTGCCGTCCTGGATTGTTTTGAAGACTCCAATAGCCGACGTATCGAATTCTGGGACCATGATCTTCACCTGGGCCTTGAGAGCCTCTTCGGTCATAAAGATCGCGTTCTTTCCCTGCTCCCTGACCGCCTTGTATTTCCTTTTCAACTCTTCCGCCTCGGCTCGCGCAGCCTCAGCCGACGAGACGGCCGCGTCACGCTCCTTCTCCATAGCGACCACTCGGCCTTGCGCAGCGTTAAGCTGGCTCTCTAGAGTCATCTTCTGCTCAGTTAGACGAGAGACGGTGGCGTCGGAGGCATTCATTTTTTCCTCAAAGGACGCAGTCTTCTCCTCGGCATCCTTGCGCCCCATCTCCGCCACGGCCAGTTGTTCCTGAAGCTTTTCAACCTGGACCTTGAATTCGTTGTTGGCCTGGACAGCAGTATTGAGCTTCCTTCGCAACGCCTGCATGCCCGACAACTCGAATTCAGCCTTCCGGGCTATCACCACTCCGCAGAGAAGGGTGCGGTACATCCACCTTGCCTGCCCCGCGAGCTCGGTACTAAGGAAGTGATCCTCCATACCAGGAATCAGCTGACTATCAATGAAGGCCCCAACATCGAAGTTCCTCTCCATCACGGTGAGAGCCCCTTCCGGGCTGGAGGATGCCCTTTGTCTCTTGGGAGTAGGGACAAGCTTAAAATCGTCGTACTCCCGATGAGTAGAGGACGACTGACCAATACTGGTCGTCTCATCGGGAGCGGGAGAAGCCTGCCTCCCGGCAGAATTCTTGTCGGACGTCTCGACGGCCCGGGGGGAAGGTACAGCTTGATTCTCCTTCTCCCTGGAAGGGCCTTCCGGCTTCCCAGCATCCTTCTCGTTAGCCTTCTCCTCATCGCTATCCTCCAAGAAGGTCTTGACTAAATTTTCGAGCCCGGTTACcgaagcagacatctccactacaACAGAGAGATAAATACGTTAGTCGTGAAGTCAGGAAGAGCAGATTAAACAATAAACAATGCAAAAGTACAAGACAAAACAGCTCACAAATATAACTCCTGGCGgactcccgttcacccataaggaggtgggggttcacggggttctttcCAAAAAGAGCAAACAACACATCGGCGATCCTCTTATTTACAAGGGACATTCCCTTGTAGGTCACCTTAATGAAAGAATTAGACCCCGCCCCGAAGCTCCAATACGTCGAGATGAGGCGTTCCCCCTCTAGCGACAACCAAAAGGGATGGCGACCCTTAACGGGGCGAACTTTGAAGAATTTATCTTTGAACCCATGATAGGAGTCCTCGAACAGGCCGAATACCCTCCGACCTTGGGCAGACCGGAAGGACAGGAACTCCTTCATCACTTTCCCTTGTCTGGaggggttggtaaggttgaagaaaaagaggacgacatccaccgacaccggcagctcgagatattcacaaaccatcttgaaacagcggatagaagcccagctgttcggatggagCTGCAACGGCGACACGGATATCCGATTAAGAAGTGACTTCTGGAAATCTGAAAACGGAATGCGAACGCcaacctgggtgaacatggctttgtaaaaccaaatccagtcgGCAACCCGGGGAAAGCGAAAATTGATCTCGTACAACCGCTCATTGGGGGCAGGAACGAAGGTCTTGTAATTGGCCTCCTTGTCTGTCCCCCCGCACAGATACCCAGCCTGCCGAAATTCCGTCAACTCCTCCAAATCTATCTGATTTGGCGAGTCCTTCACATCTGAGGTCACCCAAGCGTAGGGGTCATAGTTCGCGGCGGAAACAGAAGCCCGGGAGacgacgcgaggcatacctataatgggggtaccactccattagtctatgaggtcgggagtccgGGAATGACCCAGAAGCTATGTCCATCCTATTCAAACAGTTAAGATCAAGCATGGCTAAAGCTATGCCTATCACACAAGCCACTTAAAAacctaccctggaatggtacccctcccctaacaCATCTACTTAGCACTAAAGAGTCACCTAacaacaaaaatcaaacaaaacagcAAGAACACAAAGCAATTACAAACAACAAGCATACAACAACGAAGCAGAAAGGAGAGAGGACCAAAGGTTACCTGAAACGGTTGTAAGaacgaagaaggaagaaggaaaaacGCACGGAGGTGCTAGGATGAAGTTCTAGGACGCTCTGGGATGCTCTGGGATGCTCTGGGATTtctgggtgaagaagaatgagatGGTAGGAGCGAGagtggaaaaagaaaaaattgaacaaagccATTTAAAAACCGCTATGCAAAGCGCGAAAGGGCCAGGGGAAGAATGGTCTTTACGTGTGGGGTTTtgcaacccattatgagcatttaatgctcggCGCGAAGAACGAAGCAACGAACGGTTACCTCAGCAACCAAGGGACACGCGCGCAGGGGGCACGTCCCTCCCACGGGCGGCCGACCTGACGACGACGCATGGAACAAGAAGTAACACGCTACTAATAGCTCTTACAACTATTACTAGCGCGTGgaggcactgttacggcctggcccaagtcCCCTTACGGGCTGGCCCGACCCGAGAGtcacccgacccgaacggtcggAGGTGGGACGCCCCACAGCTGACCcagacacgcgtccctgacagctcTGTTATAGCTGTGAGGAGCACGCCTCGGAGAAAGTGGGCCTGCCCTTATCaggcccacctctgacacagtatataaggggaaggacctacccttcccccaaggtacgtgacATGACTCTATccctttttcgcctgcacaccCCATTGACTTgtgcgtcggagtgtctttgcaggtgacaccccccttttCCACATCTGAAGAGCTCGGGACCTCGCCTACTCCAACCCGGAGACGTACGACCAGACGACCTCCCCTCTTGTTGATCAGGACATTCACCCGATCGGTCCGGTACCCTAGAAAAGATGGTTTTCCAGTAGCATTCTATAAAAATAATTGGGACATTTTTAGAAGGAAATTTTGTGACTACAACAAGGGGTGTTGGAATTATCCGGAGCTCATTAATGGTTCAAATTCTACCCTCCTTGTGCTCATCCCCAATTCAAAAAGTCAAAACTCATAGCTCAATTTAGACCTATAGCCCTCTATAATGTGAGATATAAGATCCTAACTAAAATTCTAATGTAAAGATTTAAACCCTTGCTCAATGAGAGAATATCCCCTTATCAGTCTAGCTTCATTCCCTGGAAAAATATTCAAGACAATATCCTTATAGCCAAGAAACTCATGCATACTATGAAGAATTGTAAAGATAGAAAGGGCTTCATCGCCATTAAGATATACTttgaaaaagcttatgatagaaTCAAATGGGATTTTATAGAGcaaagatttgcaagaattcaaactTCCTACCAAGTTCTCTAATAGTGTCATGCAAGGAGTCAGAACTGTCAACTACAATGTGCTTGGAACGGAAGCAAGAAATTTTAACCCAATGAGGGGTTTAAGACAGGGTGATTCCATGTCACCCTATTTATTTGTGATCTGTATGGAGAAACTTTCCTAAGAAATTGAGCAAGAAGTTGGGGACGACAATTGGAAACCCATAAGAATTGGGAAAAGTAGCCCATAAATTTTACACCTTATGTTTGCCGATGACCTCCTCCTCTTTGCAGAAGCTTCCCTCTTCAATTGTGTTCTCCCAAAACACCCATTGGTCTAAACTCGAAAGGAACTCATTAGAAGATCTAAATTTAAAGAGAACAAGGCTCTAGGGAGATATCTTGGGGCCATGATCAACAAcaggaaaagaaaagagaatttcAAAACGGTGATTGACAGGGTCCAAAACAAGTTGAAAGGGTGGAAGAGTAAGTGTTTATCTCTAGCAGGCAGAATTACACTAGCGCAATCAGTCATAAGCTCTACTATCAATTTCGACATGCAGCATGGTAGGGTACCTAAAGGGATATACAATGAAATTAAGAAGCTACAAAGAGGTTTTATACTTTTATCTAGGGGGATAATGACAATTAGAGAAGAATTCATGCGATTAAATAGGACACCATCTGCACTCCAAAGCATGAAGGGGGATTGGGAATGAGGAACCTGAACACTATGAATGATGCCTTTCTACTAAAACTAATTTGGAATATCAAAGAGAAACCTAACTCTCTATGAGCAAAGGTAATTACCAACAAATACTGCACCAACAACAGAAACTTAATTCAGCCTACGGCAAGAAATTCTGACTCACCTCTTTGGAAGGAACTTGTTAAGCTCTGGCAAACCTTCAATGACTGCACCTTTCATTTGATTAGGGATGGATTGTCCATCAATTTTTGGCTGGATTCCTGGGTAAAGGGAGAAGACAACCTGATCAGCAAGGCAAACACCAACATCACTAACACAAATAGTATAGTTTGGGAATGGAAGAATGGACTGAGCAACTAGGATAAGGATAGACTTAGAAGCTACTTACCTGAGGAAATTGTCAAAAAGATTTTAGAGCTCTCACCTCCCTTTGAAGACCTTGGAGAAGATAAGCTAGGGTGGAAGCACATAACGGACCGGGATTTTTCAGTAGACACCACCTACAAAGTGTTGGCTAACTGGTTAGAGTCTCAGAAGAACCTCTGGACCATCATCTAGTGCTGGGAAGGACCACAAAAGCTAACACCTTTATATGGATGGCCCTCCACGACAGAATTTTCAGAAAACAAAGGAAAGTCCGAATCTTCGGAAGAAATGATACCTGGCAAATCTGTAATGAACATACTGAGGACATCAATCATGCCTTGATGAATTGCCCTAAAGCCTCCATAATTTGGGTGAATCTCCTGCAACCAAACACCATCCAAGATTTTGTTTTTGTACCAACTTTAGAGTGGATCCGTAGCAATCTAACCCACCAATTTGGGAACAATCAAGACAAAAGCTTGCTAGACATCTTCATCATGACCTACTGAAAGTTGTGGAGATGGCAAAATCAAGAAATCCATGAAGAGAATTATAATAGACCCCCACAAACGCACATTGAAATCTGGAAGAAGGTGGATGACGTGAAAAATGCCTTTAGAAGAAAGGAGAAATTACCTACCGTGTACAGAAGAAGAGAAGTGGCGCACATTCAATGGAGCCCGCCTCCCCTAAGCTGGACGAAACTAAACACCGATGGCTCGAGAGAaacttaattatatattttatattttaatatatattttttactaccaaataaataaataaatgcaaaaaatgagagaggagagagaagatgaaggtACATATGTATGATAGGTTTGTGTGGGATTCTACCAGTCTCAAAGGTTGCCATAGATACTCTTAGCATTGAAATAGTGAAATCACCCAATGATTTATCCATCAATGGATAAAAGACACATCGAAGGTGGGTTGTGGTGGCCTCTTGAGAGATAGTGGTGGCAACTGAATTGGAGATTTTTTTTCCTATTTAATTGGTTGCTGCTCTACTTACAGAGGAGCTCTAAGGATACATTATTGAGCTTAATCTGGCTTGGACCATGGAAATTAGAAGGCTTATGGTGGAATCTGACTCTTAGGATATCATTTCCTTAATCAATAGccaaaaaaactttaaaaaacatcCCAATGCTTTGattaagaatattttttttggagaaagaaaaactgaaaaatcTGTTTTGgaaatatttatatatagaaagagagagagaaaaggcaaTAAATATACTAATTACCTAGCTCAAAAAAACTTAGATTTTGATCCAAGGCTTCACTTTTAGGTAGCATAAGGTATTtaccataatatatataaaaggCGATACCGTAAGTGTCATATCCTAGATTCATCCTTATGAATGAGATGTATACAACAAGTTTTATAACTATTCTCCTAAAAATAATGTGTGGCAATTGGTGAGAATTTattaaatgataaaaataaattagTTGTGTTATTATGTGAATTTCTAAATGCAAATTCAAGAACAAAAGTTTTGGTGCAAGTTATTAAAATTGTTGTCTAATTTTTGTTGGAAGAATACAATGCATTATTGGATCATATTGTCTTTAAATTTAATGATGTTTGTTTGGTGAGCTGGacaaaaaaaaagataactattggagtttaaattttaaaaggaaTACTTTGAAGAACTTACTCTACCAATGTAGCTGCGTCATCAATGTTTAATATCCCACAAAAAAGGAGTATAGCAACTTTAACAAATAGGTAAAAATTGCAAATGACCAAACTGTTAATAGAGTTACTTGATACTAATTAGTTTTTGAGGTTGTTTTATGATATAATTTTGTTAGTTGAATATTCTTTTGTTTAGAGCTAAATTGGACGCTCCTTGATGACAATG is a window encoding:
- the LOC107636320 gene encoding uncharacterized protein LOC107636320, with amino-acid sequence MDFVLVQSGTGHEAEPGGDAAVTTSQQRTRSPPRHPTQSREGRPFGGTGDNHAKIMQEQHHRMQDLEHWLADREHDQHTPEQSHSRSHSRSHCRRTPSPQAESKSTGERGRARRRHDPVIYARQERRHTTGQGTEDARREDDEGRTRRTRGPMIMGAIPFHRSILEVRLPKHFDKPMDMRYDGTQDPLEYLTTFEARMNLEGVGDEVRCCAFPITLAGPAIRWFNNLPQGSVTGFADISHTFLAQFTTRIAKAKHPINLLGVTQRPDESIRKYLDRFNDECLEIDGLTDSVASLCLTNGLLNEDFRKHLTTKPVWSMQEIQCVAKEYINDEEVSRVVAANKRQPTHNQDRHRGSREGQKEHARDSGPSKAPRPFPRVEKFTNYTPLTAPIMEVYQQIAEKGILSKPRPLKERTGGNRSLYCDYHKGYGHKTQDCFNLKDALEQVIRDGKLAIFSHLIREPRRRNRDHDSEDRTRAPKRRQEPEDDDQGLTIVNVVTARNAAPRSKSAHKKDAKVLAVSSSSTRSTRKLPPISFGPEDQWFDKIGESPPMVITARVATGLVKRILVDTGADSNIIFRNVFDALGLRDANLQTHQHGVVGLGNHFIKPDGIITLPISLGQ